TCTCGCGATTGCAATCGGCTTTCTCGACCATCTCGACACGCTTGCCGAGTTCGTCAATTTCGGTGCACTGACGGGCTTCGTGATCCTGCACGCGACCGTCGTCGTGCATTTCTTCAGGCGCAAGCGGTCGCACGCATTCGTCCGTCATCTCGTGGTCCCGATCTGCGGTGCGGCCATTCTGCTCTATGTGCTCTATTCGATGTCCGCTCATACGTGGCTGCTCGGCGCGATATGGCTATGCATCGGAGTGGCGTACTACCGGCTGCTGAAATCGCGAAACGGTGTGAATGCGCGGCTCGACGTGTGATCGGTAAAGGGGCGCACGCTATCGGCGAACCTTCGTTGCGCGGCTGTGCGTTCCGCTTTTTTAAGGCATGTGAAATGGTGAATCCAGGCGCGGTTGAATCGAATTTCCAGTATGTGTCGATGTGGAAAGTGCTGTCCGGCGACCGGCCGGGCGTGGATCTCGTCGATCGTCCCGGCATGTCGGTCTGCTGGGCGGATAGCGCGTTTCCGTTCTGGAACGCGCTCTTTCTCACCGACCGCATCGGCAATGCCGATGATCTCTCGGCGCGTCTGCGAGAAGGCGCCGGCTATATGCGAGCGAAGCGGCAAGCGGGCCTTGTCTACGTGTGCGAAGACTTTCTGAATCCGGGCTTGCGCGGCCGCATCGATGATCTTGCGAGAGAAGCCGGACTCGAATACGCGATCGACGTGTTCGGCATGGCCGGCGATGTGCCGTGCAGCCGGCAGATGCCCGAGACACCGCTCGAATTCCACCGGGTCACCGACGAGGCCGCGTTGAAGGCTTATGGCGAGATTAACGCGCAAGGGTATGGCTTTCCTCTCGAGGCCGGCCAGGAAGCGCTGCGCGGCTCGGAGTTCTGGAAATCGACGGCGTATGCGTTTATCGGTTATGAAGCGGGGCGGGCCGTGTCGACCGCGGCGGCGATCGTCAACGAAGGGCAACTCTATCTCGCGCTCGTCGCGACGCTGCCGGATGCGCAGCGCAAAGGGTATGGATACGCGACCGTGTGTCATGCGCTGCAGGCAGCGCACGATGCCACGGGTTTGACGCGGACCACGTTGCATGCGACGCAGGCCGGCTTTCCTGTTTATCAGCGTGCGGGGTATCGGCGCACGACGCTGTTTTTGACGTACAAGCTCGCATGAGTCGACGCAAAGGCGCATCGGCCGCGCGGGGCTAACCTGCAAGGTCGACGCGTGATCGGATGCGCGCGCCTTTCGCGACGCTCCCAACGCGCCCGGCACACGCAATGTGCCGGCCGGCGTGCGATTTGCCGCGCTATGAGCGGCACTGCACTATGCACGTACGGAAGTTGTGGTCAGACTATCGTGTTCGCCTCGCCGTGAGTGGCAGGCGATAAGAAAGCCGGTACACGATAGATCGGCACGCGTGGTGCCGGGAGACGCACAATGACACGCTTCGAACAGCGGCGGCGACTGCTTGGCACAGCGCTTGGTGCATCGCTTGTTGCACCGTTCTCATCAACCGCGCGTGCCGCATCGAACGACAGCGTGCCGTGCGCGCCGGCGCGCAAACCACCGCCCATTCCATCCGCGCAGATCGACCATGCAATCGCGCAACTCGACCAGCTCGTAACGGCGCAGATGACGCGCACCGGTGTCCCAGGGCTGGCGATTGCCGTGGTCCGCGGCACGCGGACCGTCTATGCCAAGGGCTTCGGCACGCGCGAGATCGGCAGCGGCCAGCCTGTGGATGCCGATACGGTGTTTCTGCTCGCGTCGCTCTCGAAGCCGTTGGGCGCGAGCGTGGTCGCGCGGCAAGTCGGGCTTGGCAGCGTGTCGTGGGACACGACCGTGCGCAAGCATTTGCCCTGGTTCACGCTATCCGATCCCGAAGCGAGCGAGGCCGTGACGATCGCGGATCTCTATGCGCACCGCTCGGGCCTGCCCGACCATGCCGGCGATCGCCTCGAAGACATGGGCTATGGTCAGACCGAAATCCTCGAACGGTTGCGCTATCTGCCGCTGCATGGCTTTCGCAACTCGTACGCGTATACGAATTTCGGCCTGACCGCGGCTGCGATTTCGGTTGCCGCGGCGGCCAACACCGACTGGGCGACGCTTTCCGAAGAGGCCATTTACCAGCCACTCGGCATGACGAGCACGAGCTCGCGCCATGCGGATTTCGCGGCACGCGCGAATCGCGCGACCGGCCATGTGAAGCGCGGCGACCGATGGGTGGTCGGGCCCGGCAATATGCCCGATGCGCAGGCGCCGGCGGGCGGCGCGAGTTCGTCGGTCAACGATATGGCGAAGTGGCTCGCGATGATGCTCGGGCAGGGCATGTTCGACGGCAAGCGCATTGTCGATGCTGCTGCGCTGAACGCCGCCGTGTCGCAGCAGGTGCAGTCCGCGCCGCCGGGCGCCACGCATCCGGCCAGTTATTACGGGTACGGCTTCAACGTGGGCGTAACCGAATCGGGACGTGCGAGCTACAGCCACTCGGGCGCATTCGCGGTGGGGGCGGCGACCAACTTCGTGGTCGTGCCGTCGACCGGCGTCGCGATCATCGCGCTGACCAACGGCTTTCCGATGGGCGTGCCGGAGACAATCACGGCGCAGTTTTTCGATCTCGTTCAGTTTGGTGCGATCAAGCGCGACTGGGCCACGCTTTATGGAAACGCGCTCGCGCCGATGATGAAGCCCGAAGGATCGCTGGTCGGCGCTGCGCGGCCTGCATCGCCGTTGCCGCCGCGTGCGCTGTCGACCTACACGGGCGCTTTTCGCAACGACTATTTCGGGCCGCTCAAGGTGAGCGAGCAGAACGGCGCGCTGTCGCTTGCGATCGGGCCGGTGCCGATGGTGCGGCCGCTGACGCATTGGGACGGCGACGTGTTTACATTCACCCTGTACAACGAGAATGCGTCGCCGGGCACGATTTCAAAAGCGAGCTTTCTGAGCGATCGCGTCACGCTCGAGTATTACAACGAAGACGGAATGGGTACGTTTGTACGGTAAGGTTGTCTTATCATGGCGTGGAGCTGAGCCTGTACCCTGGATTGAACCAGGACTGCGCCAGGAGGCAAACCGACATGATCGCGCAAGATAATCCGCTGCTGCAGCCGTGGCAAACGCGTTACCAGCTGCCGCCGTTCGAGCAGATTCGCAGTGAACACTTCGCACCGGCGTTTGCCGTGCTGTTCGATCGGCATCTGAAAGAAATCGATGCGATTGCAACGAACGCCGATGCGCCGACGTTCGACAATACCGTCGCCGCATTCGATGCGGCCGGCGCGACGCTCGACCGCGTGCGCCTTGCGTTCGACAATCTGTGCGCATCGGAATCGCCGGCGGAACTGCAGGCGGTGGAGCGCGAGATGGCGCCGCGTCTTGCCGCGCACGACAGCCAGGTGGCGATGCACGCCCGCTTTTTCGCGAGGCTCGACGCGGTGCACCGCCAGGCCCAGTCGTTGAACCTGAGCGAGGAGCAGCAGCGGCTGCTGCAGCGCGTCCATACCGATTTCATCCGCACCGGCGCGGCGCTCGAAGGCACGGCCCGCGAACGGTTTGCGGCCATCGCGGTGCAGCTGGCGGAGCTGCAAACGCAGTTCTCGCAGAACGTGCTCGCAGACGAATCGACGTATCAGTTGCCGCTCGCATCCGAAGCGGAGCTCGCCGGCCTGCCCGATTTCCTGCGCGCGGCCGCACGCGGTGCGGCGCGCGAACGCGGCGTGGATGGCCATGTGATTACGCTCGCGCGCTCGCTCGTGCAGCCGTTCCTGACGTTTTCGACGCGCCGCGACCTGCGCGAAACCGCATGGCGCGCATGGACCACGCGCGGCGAAACGCCGGGCCGCGACAACCGGCCGCTCGCCGGGCAGATCCTTGCGTTGCGGGCCGAGCAGGCGCGTCTGCTCGGCTACGACAGTTTTGCCGACTATGCGCTGTCCGACCGGATGGCCGGCAACGCGGGCGCCGTCGATCAGCTGTTCAGCCAGGTATGGGAGCCCGCCAAAGCGAGCGCTGCGCGCGAACGCGCGGCCCTGGTGGAACACGCGGCCGCGCTTGGCGAACCGACTGACATCGAGCCGTGGGACTGGTACTACCTCGCGGAAAAAGTGCGCGTGGCGCGCTACGCACTCGACGACGCGGAAGTGAAGCCGTATTTCAGCCTCGATGCGATGCTCGAGGCGATGTTCGATTGCGCGGGGCGTCTGTTCGGTGTGCAGTTCGTCGAGCAAAGCGGCGTTGTGCTGTATCACCGGGACGTGCGCCTGTGGGAAGTGCAACGCGGCGGCGAGCGCGTGGGCGTGTTTCTCGGCGACAACTACGCGCGGCCGAACAAGCAGGGCGGCGCGTGGATGCATATCTATCGCCGGCAGATGCGCAACGGGCGGCATGGCGACGATGTGCAGCCGATCGTCGTCAATAACAACAACTTTGCGCGCAATGACGATGGGCCGACGCTGCTGAGCTTCGACGACGTGCGCACGCTGTTCCATGAATTCGGCCACGCGATGCATGGTCTGCTGTCCGATGTGACCTACGGCCGTTTATCGGGCACCAGCGTGCCGCAGGATTACGTCGAACTGCCGTCGCAGCTGATGGAGAACTGGGCGACGGTGCGCGAAGTGCTCGAGAAGCACGCGCGTCATGTGGACACGGGCGAGCCGATTCCGGCCGCGCTGATCGAGCGCATCCGCGCGTCGCAGACATTCAATCAGGGCTTCGAAACGGTGTCGTATGCGTCGTCGGCGCTGATCGATATGGCGCTGCATCGGCAGAAAGATGCGGAAAATATCGATATCGCACGCTTCGAGGAAGCGGAGCGCGCGCGTCTTGGCGTGCCGCGTGAGGTCGGGATGCGGCATCGTCTGCCGCATTTTTCGCATATCTTCAGCGGTGGCCACTATGCGGCCGGCTACTACGTGTATATGTGGGCCGAAGTGCTCGAAGCCGAAGCGTTCGATGCATTCGAGGAAGCCGGCGACGCGTTCGATCCGGTGCTCGCGGACAAGCTCAAACGCTATGTGTACAGCGCGGGCGACAGCCGCGACGAACGCGCGGCGTTTCGAGCGTTTCGCGGGCACGATCCGCAGGCGGAGCCGATGTTGCGCAAGCGCGGGTTGCTGGCTGCCTGAGTGAATACCGGCGCTTATCACGATGTGAAGCGCGACGTGAAGCACAGCGTGTAGCACGGCGTGCGCACGGCGCCGGCGGTCAATCCCCCGGCGCCACCGGCGTTTCAATCGGAATCACGCGCCGCGACGCCTGCGCGCCGCAGCGTCGCAGCAGATCGCGCAGTTCGTTGATCACCGGAAAGACTTCGTGATTCCAGTCGGCGCCCTGTTCGTCGTGCGCCTGCTGCTCGCGTTCGACGGCCCAGCGGTCTTCCTTGAAGATGCGCTCGGTGAACCAGATCAGCACCGGCCACGCGACATCGAGCAGCACGCGCATGCGCGGCCGCTTGACGGACACGAGGCCGAACGCGCGCGTCGTGCGCTGTTCGCGATCGAGCGGTACATATACGGCCCATAAGTCGAGCATCAACGCCGACTTCGGATTACGGATCTGCAGCGTCTGATACGGGTAGTCGGTGCGCACCGTCATCACGTCGTTGTCCGTCGGGCTGCCTGGCGCGCTCTGCCCGAGAGCGACGGTCTCGCCGAGCGGCCGGCTGCCGCCTTCGCGATCGAGCGTGTAATCGACCTCGACCCAGTTCTCGCCGTGGCGCCTGCCGAGCGAACGCGCGCTCATCTGTCCCATCACGCGGCGATGCAGAAACTGATGGTTCATATCCATCAGGTTTTCGTGCATGAACGAGTAGTGGCACGCCACATCGCGCGCATAGCGGCGCGTCTTGTACGCATGATTCGCGATCGATCCAAGCGAGGGCAGGGGTGTCGTTTCGGCGCGCGCCGGATTGCCCGGAAACACGAACACGAGACCTTCGAGTTCGCGGCATGGATACGCGCGTACGCCATTGGGCAGGCGCTCGCGGCCCAGATACGGAATGTTCACGCAGCGCCCCGTGCAGTCGTAGGTCCAGCCGTGATAACAGCAGCGGATCGCTTCGCCGTCGACAACGCCGTCGCGCAGCGGAATCTGCCGGTGCGCGCAACGGTCCTCAAGGGCAAACACGGTGCCGGAAGCGGTACGCACGAGCACGATCGGTTCGCCTGCAAAACGCACGCCGTGTGTGTGGCCGCGCTTCACTTCGCTCGACCATGCAAGCGGATACCAATGATCGGGATGGATCGGCACGCGCCGTAAATCGCGCGCGGCGGCCTCGTTGGCCGGGCGGACAATGCTGCTGCATTCGGATGAACCGGGCTCTTGCATGGCGCTCACCTCGACGTGCGACGTTTGCAAATTATGTCCGCATGTTCGCGAGTCGTGCAACGATCGGGCCGCGCGATAGAACTGGCGGTGTATTGCGCGGTGCGCGTACTGTCCGGCACGAAAACTGCGACGCGCGCCGCTTGCCGCGTGATCGCGCGATGTTGCGTGCGATCTCGATGATGTCGTCGCTTCGCGATCTTGCGAACGGGAAATGCGGCATTTGGGGAACATTGTTTGCTCGCCTGCGTCTTTCTTCAGCAGGAATCGAATCAACTCGATGGCAAACCCGACCACCCCGACCACCCCGACCACCCCGACCACCCCGACCACCCCGACCACCCCGACCACCACAACCACCGCAACCACCGCAACCACCCGATACCAACCGCGAGGATCCCGATCGATGTCGCAAGCCTTGTCTCGCCGCGCGCGAACTGCCGCCGCTACTTTGTGCTGTTCAGTGTGTTTGCTGGCAGGCTCCACCGTGCTCGTATTCGCGCAAAGTGCGGCGCCTGCTGTCGAGGCATCGCCGGCGGCTGTGACGACGCCGCAGGTAAACGCCAATGCGGCCAACGCGGCCAATGCGGCCAGTTCATCCGCGGCCGGTACAGCAGGCAAAACCACGCCATCGCCGGTCGTGCCCGTGCCGCCATCGGAACTCTATGGCGCGCTCTATCGCGATGTCGAACTCGCGCATCTGTTTCCTGACAGCAAGACTTTCGCGGACATGATCCCGAACGACACGCCGTCGCATCTCGTGGCGGAATATACGCAACAGAAATCTCAGGCGGGCTTCGATCTCAAGCGGTTCGTCGACGCGCACTTCACGCTGCCCGCGCGCGAAACGAAGCGCTACGTATCCGATCCGAACCAGAGCGTGACCGCGCATATCGATACGCTGTGGAATGTGCTCAAGCGCGATCCGGATCAAAGCGCGAGCCCATGGTCGTCGCTGTTGCCGCTGCCGTATCCGTATATTGTGCCCGGCGATCGCTTCGACGAGATCTACTACTGGGACTCGTTTTTCATCATGCTCGGGCTTGAGCAAAGCGGCCGCACCGATCTGCTCGGCGACGAGCTCAATAATTTCTCGACGCTGATCGATCGCTACGGGCACATCCCGAACGGCAATCGCACTTACTATCTGAGCCGCTCGCAACCGCCGTTCTTCGCGCAGATGGTGCGGCTCACGGCCGAGCGCGAAGGCGATGCGGTCTATCTGCGTTATCTGCCCGAACTGCTCGCCGAATACCGTTACTGGATGGATGGAGAAGACGATGTCGCGCGCGGCGGCGCGTACCGGCATCTCGTGAAGCTGCAGGACGGCACCGTACTCAACCGCTATTGGGACGCGCGCGATACGCCGCGCGACGAGTCGTATCGCGAAGACGTCGCGACAGCCCAGCAAACGCCGCAGCGCGAGGCGGCCGATCTGTGGCGCAATCTGCGTGCGGGCGGCGAAACGGGCTGGGATTTCAGTTCGCGCTGGTTTGCCGACGGCAAGACGCTCGGCACGGTTGAAGTGACGTCGCTCGTGCCCGTCGATCTGAACAGCCTGCTCACCGATCTCGAACGCACGATTGCACACGCGTACCGGTTGAAAGGCGATGCGGCGCAAGCGGAACGTTTCGAGAAGCGCGCGTCCGCGCGCGCGGCGGCGATTCGCCGCGTGCTGTGGGACCCGCAACTGCATGCGTTCGGCGACTACGACTTCGCCGCGCGGCGGCTCACGCACCGGCTCAGTGCGGCAACCGTTTATCCGCTTTACTTCGGCATTGCAGATAAGGCGCAGGCCGGCGAGGTCGCGTCGACGGTGCGCGCGCGGCTGCTGCGCGCAGGCGGGCTCGCCACCACCTCCGTGCAATCAGGCCAGCAATGGGATGAGCCGAACGGTTGGGCGCCGCTGCAATATCTCGCGGTGGCCGGCTTGCGGCGTTACGGTCAGTCGGCGCTGGCCGGTCAGATTGCGACGCGCTGGATTCAGACGAACGTCGCCTATTACCAGCGCACCGGCAAGCTCGTCGAAAAATACGATGTCGATGCGAAGGCCGGGTCGACCGCCGCGGGCGGCGGCGAATATCCGCTGCAGGATGGTTTCGGCTGGACCAATGGCGTGCTACGCGCGTTGATGGCGATGTATCCGGCCGCGGCGGGATCGACGCGGCCCGTCGATGTGCCGGAAGGGCCGCGCGGCGTATCGGAGGCGGCATCGTCGGCGGCGGCCGCACCGCAAACGTCGCATCGCTTGCAGGAGACGCCGGCGAAATAGGGCGCGCGGCCAGGGCGGACAAAAAAGCGGCGCGCAAGCCGAACGGC
The genomic region above belongs to Paraburkholderia edwinii and contains:
- a CDS encoding GNAT family N-acetyltransferase translates to MVNPGAVESNFQYVSMWKVLSGDRPGVDLVDRPGMSVCWADSAFPFWNALFLTDRIGNADDLSARLREGAGYMRAKRQAGLVYVCEDFLNPGLRGRIDDLAREAGLEYAIDVFGMAGDVPCSRQMPETPLEFHRVTDEAALKAYGEINAQGYGFPLEAGQEALRGSEFWKSTAYAFIGYEAGRAVSTAAAIVNEGQLYLALVATLPDAQRKGYGYATVCHALQAAHDATGLTRTTLHATQAGFPVYQRAGYRRTTLFLTYKLA
- a CDS encoding serine hydrolase, with protein sequence MTRFEQRRRLLGTALGASLVAPFSSTARAASNDSVPCAPARKPPPIPSAQIDHAIAQLDQLVTAQMTRTGVPGLAIAVVRGTRTVYAKGFGTREIGSGQPVDADTVFLLASLSKPLGASVVARQVGLGSVSWDTTVRKHLPWFTLSDPEASEAVTIADLYAHRSGLPDHAGDRLEDMGYGQTEILERLRYLPLHGFRNSYAYTNFGLTAAAISVAAAANTDWATLSEEAIYQPLGMTSTSSRHADFAARANRATGHVKRGDRWVVGPGNMPDAQAPAGGASSSVNDMAKWLAMMLGQGMFDGKRIVDAAALNAAVSQQVQSAPPGATHPASYYGYGFNVGVTESGRASYSHSGAFAVGAATNFVVVPSTGVAIIALTNGFPMGVPETITAQFFDLVQFGAIKRDWATLYGNALAPMMKPEGSLVGAARPASPLPPRALSTYTGAFRNDYFGPLKVSEQNGALSLAIGPVPMVRPLTHWDGDVFTFTLYNENASPGTISKASFLSDRVTLEYYNEDGMGTFVR
- a CDS encoding M3 family metallopeptidase is translated as MIAQDNPLLQPWQTRYQLPPFEQIRSEHFAPAFAVLFDRHLKEIDAIATNADAPTFDNTVAAFDAAGATLDRVRLAFDNLCASESPAELQAVEREMAPRLAAHDSQVAMHARFFARLDAVHRQAQSLNLSEEQQRLLQRVHTDFIRTGAALEGTARERFAAIAVQLAELQTQFSQNVLADESTYQLPLASEAELAGLPDFLRAAARGAARERGVDGHVITLARSLVQPFLTFSTRRDLRETAWRAWTTRGETPGRDNRPLAGQILALRAEQARLLGYDSFADYALSDRMAGNAGAVDQLFSQVWEPAKASAARERAALVEHAAALGEPTDIEPWDWYYLAEKVRVARYALDDAEVKPYFSLDAMLEAMFDCAGRLFGVQFVEQSGVVLYHRDVRLWEVQRGGERVGVFLGDNYARPNKQGGAWMHIYRRQMRNGRHGDDVQPIVVNNNNFARNDDGPTLLSFDDVRTLFHEFGHAMHGLLSDVTYGRLSGTSVPQDYVELPSQLMENWATVREVLEKHARHVDTGEPIPAALIERIRASQTFNQGFETVSYASSALIDMALHRQKDAENIDIARFEEAERARLGVPREVGMRHRLPHFSHIFSGGHYAAGYYVYMWAEVLEAEAFDAFEEAGDAFDPVLADKLKRYVYSAGDSRDERAAFRAFRGHDPQAEPMLRKRGLLAA
- a CDS encoding aromatic ring-hydroxylating oxygenase subunit alpha → MQEPGSSECSSIVRPANEAAARDLRRVPIHPDHWYPLAWSSEVKRGHTHGVRFAGEPIVLVRTASGTVFALEDRCAHRQIPLRDGVVDGEAIRCCYHGWTYDCTGRCVNIPYLGRERLPNGVRAYPCRELEGLVFVFPGNPARAETTPLPSLGSIANHAYKTRRYARDVACHYSFMHENLMDMNHQFLHRRVMGQMSARSLGRRHGENWVEVDYTLDREGGSRPLGETVALGQSAPGSPTDNDVMTVRTDYPYQTLQIRNPKSALMLDLWAVYVPLDREQRTTRAFGLVSVKRPRMRVLLDVAWPVLIWFTERIFKEDRWAVEREQQAHDEQGADWNHEVFPVINELRDLLRRCGAQASRRVIPIETPVAPGD
- the treF gene encoding alpha,alpha-trehalase TreF: MSQALSRRARTAAATLCCSVCLLAGSTVLVFAQSAAPAVEASPAAVTTPQVNANAANAANAASSSAAGTAGKTTPSPVVPVPPSELYGALYRDVELAHLFPDSKTFADMIPNDTPSHLVAEYTQQKSQAGFDLKRFVDAHFTLPARETKRYVSDPNQSVTAHIDTLWNVLKRDPDQSASPWSSLLPLPYPYIVPGDRFDEIYYWDSFFIMLGLEQSGRTDLLGDELNNFSTLIDRYGHIPNGNRTYYLSRSQPPFFAQMVRLTAEREGDAVYLRYLPELLAEYRYWMDGEDDVARGGAYRHLVKLQDGTVLNRYWDARDTPRDESYREDVATAQQTPQREAADLWRNLRAGGETGWDFSSRWFADGKTLGTVEVTSLVPVDLNSLLTDLERTIAHAYRLKGDAAQAERFEKRASARAAAIRRVLWDPQLHAFGDYDFAARRLTHRLSAATVYPLYFGIADKAQAGEVASTVRARLLRAGGLATTSVQSGQQWDEPNGWAPLQYLAVAGLRRYGQSALAGQIATRWIQTNVAYYQRTGKLVEKYDVDAKAGSTAAGGGEYPLQDGFGWTNGVLRALMAMYPAAAGSTRPVDVPEGPRGVSEAASSAAAAPQTSHRLQETPAK